Below is a genomic region from Salvelinus fontinalis isolate EN_2023a chromosome 2, ASM2944872v1, whole genome shotgun sequence.
GAATGAGGTTCTAGTCATGGCAAGGGTCAACCCAGCTAAATTAACTAATCAAGCTATTCTTTATCTCTACAAAAATTAATTCCATTCATTTTCAAGATAAACCTGTTACATCTTAAACATAAGTGTGAGTTCTAGTGAATCTATTATAAGGGTATAATACTCAGGAAGCGTGATATATGTGCGTAAAAGTTCATTCAAATTCTTCTTTATTATGATATTGTGAACCTTACAGTACCGCTGGTGGTTGAAGGATTAAAATAATCAAATTACCCTGTCTGTGATAACTGGTATCTTCACTCTGTATCTCAGAGCAAACATGTCTATAGTGCCATAGTACTAGTGTGCAATAAAGTGTCTGTTATAACTAAGAATTGTAAAAATGACCATGAAATCACATACCTAGCAGGCAGTTGTGTAAAATACCAAAGTCGTTTGTGTtatctgtacttcactatttatattttagacagcttttacttcaccacattcctaaagaaaataatgtacttttttactctatacattttccctgagaCCCAAAATACAAttctgaatgcttagcaggactggaaaagggtccaattcacacttatcaagagaacatccctgatcatccctactgcctctaatctggcgGACTCATGAAGCACACATggttcgtttgtaaattatgtcagtgttggatctcccgggtggcgcggtggtctagagcactgcatcgcagtgctagctgtgccaccagagtctctgggttcacgcccaggctctgccgcagccggccgcgaccgggaggtccgtggggcgacgcacaattggcttagcgtcgtccgggttagggagggtttggccggtagggtaATGTGGATATTGTAAAGTGTAAAGTGGATATTgtaagtggttgttccactggatatcataaggtgaatgcaccaatttgtaagttgctctggataagagcgtctgcaaaatgacttaaatgtaaatgttggagCGTGCCTCTAGCTAtccataaaaataataataattgtgccatctgatttgcttaatatgagcaatttgaaataatttatactttcgatacttaagtatatttaaaacttttactcaagtaatattttactgggtgacataTGGGAGTGTTGGAGTCATCTTCTCTACAATGAAAATACTACAGTACCCATTTTTACTACAGTGCTACCAATATCTATACTACTTTCTCAGCTTTGTACACTTCTATAATAATGAGCATTGTGGCGATACAGTAGTGTGCAATTGTGGTACAACATTCAGTCTTGACCTGTTACCAATGTTCTAGTAAAGAGATTAATTTGCCGCTCCGGTAGACAATATCATAATTCACGACGAGACAAAAGAAAGGAGAGATTTGGTGTTGCATTAGTTTCTTTAATAATGaattccagtacatggtttagaAATTACATGTTATCAATAAGTGATTTTTCTGGAGGAAAGAAACTGGAATGGCACTCACTACAACACAGATCAGACGAGATACAAAGTTTTCTATAAGTCCCTCAGTAACTTCACTGATCCCAACATACAGACATTTGCATAATAGCAAATCAGTCAagttgacccccaaaaaacataaCTCAAAAAGCACAAAAGGTATGAAAAACGTAAGAAGTGTAaggaaaaacatatatatatatagtatttatatataaaaaaaggaaTAATACTTAAGAGGTTAAAGGTATTTAGCTACTATCAGTACTGCGGCTGCTGCTGccaccgctgctgctgctgctgctgctggagcTGCTCATGTCTGATCTCTCTCTTTTGTGAATTTGCTCGTGTGCTTTGAGATGGCCTGACTGGCTGAAGTTCTTCCCACACTGGAGGCAGGCGAAAGGTCGCTCCCCAGTGTGGATTTGCTGGTGTGCTTTAAGATGTCCCAAACGGCCAAAGCTCTTACCGCACTGTGTGCAGCCGAATGGCCTCACCCCGGAATGTATCTTCTCGTGTGTTTTGAGGACACCCGAGTTGCTGAATGTCTTCCCGCACTGAGAGCAGCAGTACGGTTTCTCGCCGGTGTGAATCTGCAGGTGGTTGTGGTAGCTCATTTCCTTggtgaagctcttcccacagtgTTGGCAGCAGAAAGGCCTCTCTCCGGTGTGGCTTAGCTGGTGGGCTTTGAGCTCCTTGGACTGCccaaagctcttcccacactgaagGCAACTGAAGGGCTTCTCACCGGTGTGTAGCCGCTGGTGTGAGCGGAGGTCATCTGCTTTGGTGAAGCCCTTGGGGCAGTGGGCACAGATGTAGGGTTTCTGACCAGTGTGAATGagctggtgcctcttcaggttcCCTGCCTGGCCGAAGCTCTTGCCACACTGCGAGCAGGTATAcggcctctctcctgtgtgaatgcgCTGGTGTGTTTTGAGGTTCCCCAGAGTGCTGAAATTCTTCCCACACTGGGTGCAAGAGAAAGGCTTCTCCCCACTGAGGTTACGAGGTTTGCGTGGGGTTGTGCTATGCCCTTTCGTGCTTGTGTGGCCTGGGCCTTTGCCAGCATGGGTAGACTGCAGCTCGTAGAGGCCTCCTGCGCCAGGGAACTCGTTGTCCAGCCTATGGCCTTCCATGACCCCGTCATAGCTGAGCTTGTTTAGCTCAGTCCGGAGCTCGGCCATGTGGATGGACTCTAGGCTCATTTCGGTCTTGATGTGGCTGGACATCAGGTTGGGCTCGTACTCAGTCTTGATGGCCCCGAGCTCGGTGGTGTAATAACACTGCAGGTCAGCGTGCTGCTCTGACCTGATGTAGTCCAGGCTGTCGGACACGTGGGTGATGTAGTCGAACACCAGGCTGGGCTCGTAGTGAGACTTCATAGAATACGAGTCGCTCTCGTACTCGGAGCTGTGGAAGCAGTGGAGGTCGTGGACGTGGTGCTCAGACTTGATGTAGTCCAACCCACTGATCTCCATCTTGATCTGTTCGTGGCCCAGCTCCGCCGTGCTCAGTGGCTGGATCTCTGACAGGTCCACGGTGCGGATGGGGTCCAGGTCGTCTGCGGGCTCAGTCTTCACGCAGGGCAGCATGACCATGGGCTCTGCGATTTCTGCCGCTAGCGTGCCGAGCGTGGGCGTACTGCAGTCGGACGAGAGCAGGTGGAGGGTTGGCGAAGTGCACTCAGGCCGAAGTGGATCTAGCGGTGGCGAGCCACACTCTGATGCATGCAGCGTGTCGAGTCCTAGCGTAATgcactctgtctctaactctgccATGGCTGCAGAGTCCTTATGCACCCGTCTCCAGTAGTTCCAGTAATGGATCAGAGAATAGTACAACTTTGCCCTGAAAAGAGCCTTGGTCCACTTCAGTGTCCCTCTGACAGTACAGCTTGTTCTGATGCCAAGCCTTCTTCTGTGGGTTAGGAGCAAAACCTATCTTTGAAGCCCCTGGAATGAAAGAAGACAAGGGATATTAAATAAttcagttaaaaaaatataacCCATTGTCCTCACTTCAATTAGAATATAGCAGGGGTAATGTAACTGATAGGCCTAGttgggaaaacacacacacacctatgtatgagaaaacacacacagatgtgCAATGACAATAGAGATGTGCAAACTTCGAGAACTGTTTGTATTTTGTATCTCGAAAAGTTTTAATGATGGCTGGTGAGAGGTTGGCAGCCAAACGTCCTGAAATAGTTTTGGCTACTTCTAACTTCACAACATTCATGCTCATCAATTCGATGACTATACAATAACTCGCCTTGAAATATAAACATCACAAGCTACCAAAATTAAGGACTTCAATGTAAGCTTCAACATGAGTGTTCATGCAATACCTGCATGTTCTGACCAGCTAGATAGAATGACAAACCCGCCACGCACATCATGCACTAGTTGGCTGCAAGAATCTGGcggtgattttttttctcacccagtTGGTTGAGGATGGCAATAAGCAAGCTATTGGGTGACATATGAAGCGCTTTTACAAACAGCACAAACTTTTCGGAGGGGATTTTTTTTTCACCAGCCAACTCTTTGCATAATTTTAAAAAGGAATATTTCAGTTTACCAGCTGACTACTATCATACAAAGACAGGGCAAGATGCCAtttctagctaactagctagccagtgGCCATCTTGTTTATCGCTAACGTCGATGCTGCTAGCTAGCTTTACAGATGCGTTTAACTAGCTCGATGACATGTAACTAGGAAGGAAAGAAAGTGAGAaggctatactgtactgttactAGCTACTTTTTTATTCACTTTGAGCGTGCATCCTGAACCCATGCAGGTAGTACTAGGCAAGTGTCGTTAAACTAAATAAATTGTCGAATTACGAAACCTGTGTTGGGCCATGCACATTCACACACTGGCATATGAGAAAGAGGTGGAAAAAGAAGGAAATCAGTATTTTTTAAAAACAGCAAGCTAGCAATAGCTACCTGCGGTTTCTCCGATTCATGGCTTTTTTAGCCTTCGGCTCGCTGTCGCCACAGTTGCTTGGCTTCAAACTGAACCGGACCCGCCACGTCCACCTCGACCGAGCAACCCTGCAACCTCCGTATTGctttctcctttcttttccttactccctctctcctctcctccctctccccctctctctcattgacTAATTCTGCTTCGTTTTCACTCCCTTGACGCTTTTCCTCTATGTTTCTGCTGTGCACTTCCGTCGTCTGATGGAAATGCGCGCGCAGCTTGCATTCATCTCGCTTCATATATTGCTATCAATCCGTGGGACTCGCAACATTGTATCATTCTCTCCACTGATCTATGGACTCCGCTCGTAAACGCAGTTGTAAATCAATCACAGTATTGTCAAAGACCAGCCCTGTCAGAGACCACTCTTGTAAATCGTCCAGGCTACAACATAGGCCAGGCTAGTGCTTGCAAAAACATAATTACAGACATAAAGACAGTAACTGAACGTCTTTGATTTTATTTTTCCAATAACGTATGTATAACATATTTCACCTATTCTTGTAACATGACATAAACTCAAAGTATAGCAGTAGTTCAATAGTGTCTAACTTGCACTTTGTGTTGCAGTACTTCTCTCTATTTCTACTTCTCTCCACTATTTATTGTTCAAATTACATTTTCACTCcagatgtatatatatatacccatgGTAAATAAAAGCAACACATGACCAAATGTTTACATTACATAGACATTAGAGTTGGTACTAATAACTGGGTCCCTGATTTGAGTCAGAATCTGATGCAGATTTTTTTCGTTTGAGCACCTGGACCAGCCTTAAAAGTCTGCACACATCCCTGCTGagaagacaagcacaaagacgcCCACTTACGCCAGGTACCTAAAATCACGAAACTCAGACATGAGACACTTTTCATGAGTTTTACCTGCTTGGCTTATATTGGCAATATAGGGTGCACAACCAATCAATTACTGTAAGTGCCAGGGAGAAAAGAAGGACTAGCAGGACTGTGGCCTTCGATTATTGCAGTTGTGAACTTCTAATTTAAATCCATTTAAATAATGTTTCTCTGTATCCTGACCGGACATATAGCAACACTTGATATAGCCTACAATAAAATAGCCTGCTGCCATGAGACAAGGCAGTGTGAGAGAAACTATCACTTCAACAAAATATAAATGTTCAATAAAGTATTGTAtaattttttaatc
It encodes:
- the LOC129828885 gene encoding gastrula zinc finger protein XlCGF57.1-like, producing MAELETECITLGLDTLHASECGSPPLDPLRPECTSPTLHLLSSDCSTPTLGTLAAEIAEPMVMLPCVKTEPADDLDPIRTVDLSEIQPLSTAELGHEQIKMEISGLDYIKSEHHVHDLHCFHSSEYESDSYSMKSHYEPSLVFDYITHVSDSLDYIRSEQHADLQCYYTTELGAIKTEYEPNLMSSHIKTEMSLESIHMAELRTELNKLSYDGVMEGHRLDNEFPGAGGLYELQSTHAGKGPGHTSTKGHSTTPRKPRNLSGEKPFSCTQCGKNFSTLGNLKTHQRIHTGERPYTCSQCGKSFGQAGNLKRHQLIHTGQKPYICAHCPKGFTKADDLRSHQRLHTGEKPFSCLQCGKSFGQSKELKAHQLSHTGERPFCCQHCGKSFTKEMSYHNHLQIHTGEKPYCCSQCGKTFSNSGVLKTHEKIHSGVRPFGCTQCGKSFGRLGHLKAHQQIHTGERPFACLQCGKNFSQSGHLKAHEQIHKRERSDMSSSSSSSSSSGGSSSRSTDSS